The genomic stretch GTCTCTGAAAATGCGCCTCTGCAATCTACCCATTGATGGTGCCAAGTGTGGCATCAACTACGACCCCTATTCGCCAGGAAAGCGCCAAGCCATGAAAAAATTCATGGCGGCGATTAAGCCCTACATCACGACATCATACTCCATGGGACCAGATCTCAATACTGACATGGAAGAGCTTGAAGCAATTGCCCATGAACTCGACATCCCTTCTGTCAAAATCGCCATTGCCAAGACACAGGGAATGGACATCGCTTCATTTACCGACAGATACGCTATTCTCCAGTCTCCTGCTATCGACTCCTGGCCTCTTGGTAAAGTAAGGGCCGGATACGGGGTTGCCATGGCTGCATTAGCAACCCTTACATACCTCAACCTACCAGCCAAAGACAGCGTAATCGCCGTCCAGGGTTTTGGCAATCTGGCCAAATCCACTATAGTTGGGCTATTAAAGGCAGGAGTCAACATACGAGCAATTGCAGACACCCAAAAATGCTACATTGCAAAGGCCGGTCGCCATCTACCACTTGATTATCTGCTCAGCCATAGCGGCACGCTTCTGCCAGAACTGTCGTTTCCTGATCATGACGTAATCAGCACAGATAAAGAGGCTGTTCTCTCCAGTGACTGCGATATATTAATCTTAGCGGCGGTTGAAAATGTGGTGACTTCCAGGAATGCCCACC from Desulfobulbaceae bacterium encodes the following:
- a CDS encoding Glu/Leu/Phe/Val dehydrogenase gives rise to the protein SLKMRLCNLPIDGAKCGINYDPYSPGKRQAMKKFMAAIKPYITTSYSMGPDLNTDMEELEAIAHELDIPSVKIAIAKTQGMDIASFTDRYAILQSPAIDSWPLGKVRAGYGVAMAALATLTYLNLPAKDSVIAVQGFGNLAKSTIVGLLKAGVNIRAIADTQKCYIAKAGRHLPLDYLLSHSGTLLPELSFPDHDVISTDKEAVLSSDCDILILAAVENVVTSRNAHQIRAKAIVPGANLAIDASGEHALFKKGILALPSFMAGCGGSLSMNGLFGPQSPPTPAEVLAYIEHSMTEMTMKVLSVAQTQTVTPSAAALEICNSAIVPLRNKPYMQTKA